In the Helicobacter cetorum MIT 99-5656 genome, ACATGAAAGTATAAATACTTAAAAATACATAAATACAAATCAAAAAATATATAATAATTTTCCAAAAACACATAAAAAAACAAAAATATTCAAAAATACTAAAATATGTAAATATAAAATAAACAAAAAATCTCTGAATTTTCTCTCTATAACGCACGATTTTAGGCTATTTTGACGCCTTTTAAAGCAATTTTTTAAAATACTGAACCTAATAAAACTATATTTTATTTTTTTAAAATTATAAAATAGCGGTCTATTCGGTAAGCTTTTAAAATAAACACAATTAGGCACCAAAAACCATTCTTTTAATAAATCTATTAAAAAGTGGCTAGGTTCAAAGAAAGCTTACTTTAAAAAACTTAAAATAAAGCGTTTCACCGCTTTTGGTAAAAAGGGTGAGTAGCTTAAAAGTTCCACTCTAGGTTAAACTCACCCATAGTGTATTTCAAGTTTTGTCCAATGCTTGCTCCTAAGAAAAAATGCTGTGTAACTAAGTATCTTGCATTTAAGCTTGCAAACCATTGCAATTTCGCTTTAGCCCCACTAGAGAACCACTGCCTTTGAGCGTCTTTAACATAAAATCCTGTGTATAAAAAACACTATTATTGTGTTGTTGACAGCTCAAGATTACTTGTCCTATCAAAGATAGGCTATTTAATACCAAGCAATACTCCCTCAGCAACCCTACTATCTATAATGCGTGTTTGCCGTTGTGAGTTTTGATTATTCAAGGCTAGAGCGTTAAATTTCCCCCAAGCACCACTCACTTCTTTTCTTTTTTATCATAGGTCACGAGAGGTGAGCTGCTATTACCTAGGGGGATTACACAAAGGGCTTTCTTTAAGGTTTGTGCCATAAAAAGAGCAAAAACTGAAATGTAAGAGCATCCACCATTAAATTTTTGTCTGTCTTTTTCTTTTGTTCTAAAGGAACTTCTTGTGTTCCAATTCACAATTTTTGCCCACAAATAATCTTTCCTCAAAGAACCAAGATCCCCCTATTTCTATTTGCAAAATTAAGAAAAACATGGCATAGAACTTCTTTGTTTTGCAGATTGCCATAGATTTTACTATCTCTAATGAAATTGCAAAGTTACTAGGCTAGACTCAAAGGCTTGAATATGTTCATTGTTGGGGGCTTTTTCAATATTTTCTAGCAAGTAATCGCTAAGTTGTTTGCCTAACTTATCTCTAGTGTCAAAATAGCCTTGTGGGAGCTTGTCGTCTATATTGGTTTCATTTGCTTCCTTGCTAGGGTCTTAGCCCTACGCTTAAAGGATATGTATACCTTTCAACAATGTATTTTTTGGTGCGGACATACACGGTGCCTCACCTATAGGTTTGTTGGTTTTGTAGTGGTGTGCCATTTTTTGCATTTTTACAAATAGAGTCGCTTGCGTATTGAAAATTATAAGAAGTATTACTCCATGTCTTTACTCTAGCTCACCTAGATGAATAATTAATACTCAAAAATTCTCGCACCTAATATGGTGTGCTGTCGTCGTGATATTACGCCCTAAAGAAATCACATTTCCAGCCACATTGCGTGAAGAAAAATCTGACATGCCTGAAAAATCGGTGGTAGTGTCATGCTTGCCTTTGTAGGTGAAATCCTTGCTAGTTAGGTCAAACTTGCCTAAGTTTTGCCCAAAGTCCATGTAATCTCTCTAGTAGAAATTGTCTAAATTCAAAGTTTGGGCTTTGAGTGGGGTGTCAAAAAATAACGCTAAAGTGAGATAGTGTAAGCGGAATTTCATTTTTTAGTCCTTGTTTTGATTAAGGTATTCGTTTTATTTTGGTTATTTTTTAGTGGGATTGTTTTACCAAAAATTATCAAAAGGAGTGAATTTTCTTAAAAGGTTCATTTATGAGAGAATAAAGACGCTTTGCTTTAAGATTTAAGAAAAATTTTGTAGAATTACACTTACCCCCTAAGTTTTAGGCTTAGGGGGTAAAATTTCTTACCACAAAGGAATTGCCATGAAAAAGAAAAGTGGCAAAAAACCTTTGGTTCTATTATACTTAAAATTTCCTTTTTTTAAGTATGGGGTTAAATTAGTGGTTAAAAAATCTGCTAAGCCAAAGGTTTCCCCTTAGGGGGTTTCTTTATAGGGTAAGTCAAAATATTTTAGTGAAAGTCATAGAAAAAGACAATCTGCAAAACTACAAACGATTAAATAAAACACTTTGTTTTTAAAATTATATATGAGTATTCATGCAAGGAAGCACCCCCTAAAAATAGGGGGTTAAACTCTATCGCTTAATTTTTAACACTAACTTAAACCCTAAGAAGGACAACTTAATGTATAATAAGCGGTAAGAGCTTGTTCTATGTTGCTTAAACATAGTAGCTCCTTGCAATAAATTTTCACCCCCTAATCTCAGCAAAAAACTAGGGGGTGAGCGTTATTCTATCCTAAACCCACTTAAAAAATAAAAGAATCTAAAAAACATAAACCAGCATAATTAAGAATGAAAAAGCTCTTATTTTTCTTTGCTATAATGTTAATTTTAATCAAAAAGGTAAGATATGCAAGAGATTTTTTTATGCTCCATTTCAAATGTGCGTAGTGGGGATTGCAAAGAAGATTGTGCCTATTGCACGCAAAGTTCGCACCATCAAGGGCAAATCAAACGCTATAAATTTAAAGATGAAAAAGTGGTGCTACAAGAAGCAAGAGCCTTGAGAGAATTAGGGGCTTTGGGGTTTTGCTTGGTAACTTCAGGGCGTGAATTAGATGATGAAAAATGCGAATATATCGCCAAATTAGCTAGAGTGATTAACAAAGAAGAATTAGGCTTGCATTTAATTGCATGTTGTGGGCGAGCGGATTTAGACAAATTAGAGTTTTTAAAAGAAGCGGGCATTCATAGCTATAACCACAATTTAGAGACTTCACAAAATTTCTTTCCTAAGATTTGCTCTACGCACACATACGAAGAGAGATTTACTACTTGTGAGAATGTGCTAAGGGCGGGTTTAGGGTTGTGTAGTGGGGGGATATTTGGGCTTGGGGAGAGTTGGGAAGATAGAATTAGTATGCTTAGGGCTTTAGCCTCACTTTCGCCTCACACCACACCGATTAATTTTTTCATTAAAAATCCGGTGCTACCCATTGATGCAGAGACTTTGAGTGCTGATGAAGCCTTAGAATGCGTGATTTTAGCAAGAGAGTTTTTACCTAATGCTAGGCTTATGGTGGCTGGGGGGCGTGAAGTGGTGTTTAAGGGCAATGACAAGCAAGAAGCTAAATTATTTGAATACGGCATTAATGCGGTGGTGTTAGGGGATTATCTAACGACTAAAGGTAAAGCCCCTAAAAGAGATATAGAAAAGCTGCTTTCTTATGGTTTGAGCTTGGCTACAAGCTGTCATTAATGGTTTTCTTAAAAGAGTTTTTAAGAAATTTAAGGGGGTTTTTTCGTTTCATTAAAATGTGCTTTCCTTTGCGTTTGAAAAACGCCCTTTTGAATGTGAGCGAGCTGTTTTACTACGCATCAAGCTTGAGTTTTTATACGATTTTATCTCTATCGCCTATTTTATTGTTTGTTTTTAGTCTCTTTGTTTCAACTTATATGCAAGCTCATACAGGGGAAGTGGAAGCTTTAATTTTTCCTAACGCTCCAAAACTTATGGGGGCAATTAAGGATTTTTTGGAAACCTTTAAAAAAACGGATATGGCATTAGGCATGCTTGAAGCGGTATCTATTCTTGTGGCGTTAGTGCTGTTTTGTGAGAATTACCGCTCTATTGCGTCAAAAATTTTTCAAGCAAAGCCTAGAGATTATATTTATTGTAGGGGTAAAGAAATCTTTTTATTTTGGGGGTTTGGCACGACTTTAGTGTTTGTAGTGGCTTTACCCTTAGTGGTGTTTTTTGACATTAAAATTCAAGTGTTTTTTGATGACAGAAATTCAAGTTTGTTGCATGTTTTAAGGTGGCTTGGCACTTATGCGTTTTTCTTAATCCTTTTTACTATCCCTACAAATAAGGTGTTTAACCATCGCTTTTGGGTGTTTTTATGGGTGTTTTTTACTAGCATTTTTTGGCATGTTTTGAAATGGGCTTTTACTTATTATGTGCTGTATAACCGCACCTACCATGAGCTGTATGGAAGCGTTTCAATTTTATGGTTCTTGATGAGTTGGGTGTATGTGAGCTGGCTTGTGATTTTAATGGGCATGTATGGGTGCAAAATGTGTGATAAATATGAGCCTAAGAGAGTGTTTAGGGGGCTTTTAGAATTTATAGCTGTATGCCATATAAAATAAGGGTAAAGTTTCAAAGCGTTTGGAATTAGAGAACATTCTGGCGGTGGGTAGAATTTTAAACCCCCACTCAAGGCGGTGTTTTAAAAAAAGTGTGAGAGTGAGTCCCCCATCAATCATTAAGCCGCCTGAATACATGGCGTGTTTAAAAAACTTGAAATCCTGTCTGTCCATATAGACCACCATAGCAACCCCAGCTCCTCCAAACGCCCCTAAATAATGCTTGTAACTTCCTAAAGGAAACTCCATTAAAATATCCATGCCTACTGAAAGCATGGTAAAAAAAGAGCCTGTAGGGTCTTTATGGCTTTGATAATTCACTCTTCCGCCCCCCAAATCCCATGCAAAAAATCCTCTAACACCGACATATTTTTTAAAAAAACTTTGCACGCCGGTTTTTAAATTTAGCGTTGCAAGGTAGTTTCTCACTTCTTTATTTTGATAGTCCTTAATCGTATCTAAAACCCCAAACCCCCCTAAAAAATACCACCCACTTTTTTGGCGGGTGAGTTTTTGACGATTAATAATGTCTCTATAGAGTGCGTCATGCTCTGCTTGATATTTGTCTTTGGTGGCGTTGTCATGCAAGGTAGGTTTTGCATAAATGGGTGGGGTAATAAATCCCCATATAAGCAAGAAAGCATAAAAAAAAATGAGTTTTTTAAACATTTTGAAAATGGTTAGTCCTTTGTTAAACGGAATATTATTTAATGGTTTCAATTATTATTGTGTTAAAATAGCTTTAACAAACAAAATTTTGTTAACAGATTTTATCTAATCTAAGAGAGAATGTATTTTAATGAAGACAGAGAAACACAAATTTTTAGAAATGCTTAAAGATGGGACGAACTCTGTGCTGATTTTAAGGGGGGATTGGGATTTTAGAACGAGTGTGTTTCATTTAGATGAGCTTAAAAAAACTTTATTGAATCATAGGGGACATCTAAAAATTGATTTTTCAGGATGTCAAAAAGTGGATTTCGTTTTTGGAATGTTCTTGCTTGACTTAATCAAAGAACATTCCCTAAAAATTGAATTATGCAATGTGTGTGAAACTAACGCTTGTGCATTGAAAGTGGTTAGAGACTGGATTGAGCAAGATGAAAACTCAGCATCTAAAAAAGTGGGTGCGAGATATGAGTTGATGGTTACTAAAGTGGGCAAGGGCGTTGTGGAGTTTTATAACACCCTTTTAAACGCACTCAATTTTTGTGGCATGATTTTGTTCTATTTTATCAAAGGCGTTTTTAACCCCAAACGCTTTTGTTTCACTCCCTTAGTCCATCACATCAATGAATCCGGCTT is a window encoding:
- a CDS encoding biotin synthase translates to MQEIFLCSISNVRSGDCKEDCAYCTQSSHHQGQIKRYKFKDEKVVLQEARALRELGALGFCLVTSGRELDDEKCEYIAKLARVINKEELGLHLIACCGRADLDKLEFLKEAGIHSYNHNLETSQNFFPKICSTHTYEERFTTCENVLRAGLGLCSGGIFGLGESWEDRISMLRALASLSPHTTPINFFIKNPVLPIDAETLSADEALECVILAREFLPNARLMVAGGREVVFKGNDKQEAKLFEYGINAVVLGDYLTTKGKAPKRDIEKLLSYGLSLATSCH
- a CDS encoding YihY family inner membrane protein — its product is MVFLKEFLRNLRGFFRFIKMCFPLRLKNALLNVSELFYYASSLSFYTILSLSPILLFVFSLFVSTYMQAHTGEVEALIFPNAPKLMGAIKDFLETFKKTDMALGMLEAVSILVALVLFCENYRSIASKIFQAKPRDYIYCRGKEIFLFWGFGTTLVFVVALPLVVFFDIKIQVFFDDRNSSLLHVLRWLGTYAFFLILFTIPTNKVFNHRFWVFLWVFFTSIFWHVLKWAFTYYVLYNRTYHELYGSVSILWFLMSWVYVSWLVILMGMYGCKMCDKYEPKRVFRGLLEFIAVCHIK
- a CDS encoding outer membrane beta-barrel protein, producing the protein MFKKLIFFYAFLLIWGFITPPIYAKPTLHDNATKDKYQAEHDALYRDIINRQKLTRQKSGWYFLGGFGVLDTIKDYQNKEVRNYLATLNLKTGVQSFFKKYVGVRGFFAWDLGGGRVNYQSHKDPTGSFFTMLSVGMDILMEFPLGSYKHYLGAFGGAGVAMVVYMDRQDFKFFKHAMYSGGLMIDGGLTLTLFLKHRLEWGFKILPTARMFSNSKRFETLPLFYMAYSYKF